A region of Moorena producens PAL-8-15-08-1 DNA encodes the following proteins:
- a CDS encoding RNA-guided endonuclease InsQ/TnpB family protein, which translates to MRIAYQYRLKPTKHQQTKIDDWLSMLCAQYNYLLADSAKPTLRERFNWYEANRCSINACPLVCYLPELRDNPDYYSQKKTLPSLKKTHPWYKEVHSQVLQDAVKRVKLAFDRFIKGDKNGNRSGRPRFKKRHRYRTFTYPQMKEGCLQGDLIDLPKIGKIKVVLHRPIPDGFKIKTASITKKCDGYYLVLSLEDKTVPEIKPDINPDSIVGIDVGLKEFLTTSEGETVKTPQYYRRSQKRLRVIQKRVSRREKGGKNRLKAIKQLGKQHKKVADKRRYFHFKTANYLLSKYDVIAYEKLNIKGLAKSRLAKSVLDAGWSSFLTILASKAVRVAWPTALNAGLLAVPVSAQNTSQNCSSCGKKVPKKLHVRWHECPHCGCSLDRDHNAAINIKNRAEGQSVLKAQRLLRDTRIGACCLH; encoded by the coding sequence ATGAGAATTGCATACCAGTACAGGCTGAAACCGACAAAACATCAACAAACCAAGATAGATGACTGGCTATCAATGCTTTGCGCTCAATATAACTACTTATTGGCGGATTCGGCAAAGCCGACGCTACGCGAACGATTCAACTGGTATGAAGCAAATCGCTGCTCGATCAATGCCTGCCCTCTTGTTTGTTATTTACCCGAATTAAGAGACAACCCAGATTATTACAGTCAGAAAAAGACATTACCAAGTCTCAAAAAGACTCATCCCTGGTACAAAGAAGTCCATTCTCAAGTCCTTCAGGATGCAGTAAAAAGGGTTAAGTTGGCCTTTGATAGATTTATCAAAGGAGATAAAAACGGAAACAGAAGCGGTAGACCAAGATTCAAAAAAAGACATCGTTATCGTACCTTCACTTACCCTCAGATGAAGGAAGGATGTTTACAGGGAGATCTGATCGATCTGCCTAAAATAGGAAAAATCAAAGTCGTACTACACCGCCCTATTCCTGATGGGTTTAAAATCAAAACAGCTTCAATTACCAAGAAGTGCGATGGATATTATTTGGTTTTATCCCTAGAAGATAAGACCGTCCCTGAAATTAAACCTGATATCAACCCTGACTCTATAGTAGGTATTGATGTTGGTCTCAAAGAATTCTTAACCACCTCCGAAGGGGAAACAGTTAAAACTCCTCAGTACTATCGAAGATCTCAAAAAAGACTAAGAGTCATCCAAAAAAGAGTATCTCGACGGGAAAAAGGAGGCAAAAATCGACTCAAAGCTATTAAGCAGCTTGGAAAGCAGCACAAAAAAGTAGCAGACAAGCGAAGATATTTTCACTTCAAGACCGCCAATTATTTACTATCAAAATACGATGTAATAGCTTACGAAAAATTAAATATAAAGGGACTTGCTAAATCCCGACTAGCTAAATCTGTGTTGGACGCTGGGTGGTCTAGCTTCCTGACAATCCTGGCAAGCAAAGCCGTTCGCGTAGCGTGGCCTACGGCCTTAAATGCTGGCTTGTTGGCGGTTCCAGTCAGTGCTCAGAATACTTCACAGAATTGCTCTAGTTGCGGTAAAAAAGTCCCAAAAAAGCTGCATGTCCGTTGGCACGAATGTCCTCACTGCGGTTGTAGCTTGGACAGAGACCATAATGCAGCAATAAATATAAAAAACAGAGCGGAAGGGCAGTCCGTTCTTAAAGCCCAGCGCCTCCTAAGGGATACCCGGATTGGCGCTTGTTGCCTACACTGA
- a CDS encoding CopG family transcriptional regulator, with product MKDKKLTIRITDFEKRQLAQEAERRGMTQSELIRSLIARFPDPKDSVQNSSHTYATH from the coding sequence ATGAAAGATAAAAAGTTAACAATTAGAATTACAGATTTTGAAAAAAGACAGTTAGCGCAGGAAGCAGAGCGACGCGGAATGACTCAGTCAGAATTAATAAGAAGCTTGATAGCTCGCTTCCCTGATCCGAAAGACTCTGTGCAAAATTCATCCCACACCTATGCTACGCATTAG
- a CDS encoding glycosyltransferase family A protein, whose translation MEVSKLFERCVKSVCNQTSSEFRVIVVCNEKPEITFSHPHIIYLEVDYPTPKEQNPIARGLTDKGRKVLRGLTYARRFDPTHAMNVDADDCVSKQLAEFVRKTPQGNGWFINRGYKYRDGEDCLYLKRKKFYRMVSIQQSVVSRQLINGR comes from the coding sequence TTGGAAGTATCTAAATTATTTGAACGCTGTGTCAAATCAGTATGTAATCAAACATCATCGGAATTTAGAGTAATCGTTGTTTGTAATGAAAAGCCAGAGATTACATTCAGTCACCCCCATATAATTTATCTTGAGGTTGATTATCCTACTCCCAAAGAGCAAAACCCCATAGCTAGAGGTTTGACAGACAAAGGACGTAAGGTTTTGAGAGGATTAACCTATGCTCGTCGATTTGACCCAACTCATGCTATGAATGTCGATGCCGATGATTGTGTTAGCAAACAGTTAGCGGAATTTGTTAGGAAAACTCCTCAGGGAAATGGCTGGTTTATTAATAGAGGTTATAAGTATCGAGATGGTGAAGATTGTTTATATTTAAAACGAAAAAAATTCTATCGAATGGTAAGCATTCAGCAATCAGTGGTCAGCCGTCAGCTAATCAACGGGAGGTAG